A single genomic interval of Actinomycetota bacterium harbors:
- a CDS encoding FGGY family carbohydrate kinase codes for MDKYILAIDLGTTLIKFVLFNRDLALICEHSMPYRLDTKTEFIEFEAQNYWNRLQKGIGEILQKSGIDSKRVASISLSSQAETLVLLDQDNQPLRKAISWLDNRSQSECQQIKNQFSPEESYHITGQPEVITTWPVTKIIWIKKNEPGIFKRVHKFLLLKDYIVYKFTGRFMSEYSVYNFSYYFNIITKQYWPQMLEFAGIDADQLPQLVEPGYSVKAVDKAIVEKFDFSPGLNLNLGALDQMAGMIGVGNISPGTVSETTGTVLAICTLLQQPLFSPARIPCHYSAIKDKYMLLPICESGGISLEWFKQNFYPGRSYSLVDQQAAKVPPGSGGLIFLPYITGVNSPEYNARAQGVFYGITIKHGKPHFARAVLESIAFMLKKNLDYLESKLSLDIKQVISLGGGAHSPLWNQIKADVLGREIKITSSSQPTALGAAMLSAVEMGWFANLNSLANSIIGVKETYKPQNQGQYSKSYQMFLKLYQNLEPLFRP; via the coding sequence ATGGACAAATATATATTAGCAATAGATTTGGGGACCACCCTGATTAAGTTTGTTTTATTTAACCGGGACCTGGCCCTGATATGCGAACATAGCATGCCCTACCGCTTGGATACCAAAACCGAGTTTATAGAATTTGAGGCCCAAAATTATTGGAACCGTCTGCAGAAAGGCATTGGTGAAATATTACAGAAATCAGGTATAGATTCCAAGCGGGTGGCTTCTATTTCCTTAAGCAGCCAGGCTGAAACCCTGGTGTTGCTGGACCAGGATAACCAGCCTTTAAGGAAAGCCATATCTTGGCTGGATAACCGTTCCCAGTCGGAATGCCAACAGATAAAAAACCAGTTTAGCCCGGAAGAAAGTTACCACATTACCGGTCAGCCGGAGGTAATTACTACCTGGCCGGTGACCAAGATAATCTGGATAAAAAAGAACGAGCCCGGTATCTTTAAGCGGGTACATAAATTTTTACTGCTAAAGGACTATATTGTGTACAAATTTACTGGCCGGTTTATGTCTGAGTACTCCGTTTATAATTTTTCCTATTATTTTAATATCATTACCAAGCAATACTGGCCCCAAATGCTGGAATTTGCAGGAATAGATGCTGATCAGCTGCCCCAGCTGGTAGAGCCGGGTTATTCGGTAAAAGCAGTGGATAAGGCCATTGTAGAAAAGTTTGATTTTAGCCCTGGCCTAAATCTTAATTTAGGGGCACTGGACCAGATGGCAGGAATGATAGGAGTGGGCAATATCAGCCCGGGCACTGTAAGTGAGACCACGGGCACGGTGCTTGCTATCTGTACTTTGCTTCAGCAGCCCCTGTTCAGCCCGGCCCGAATTCCCTGCCATTACAGCGCTATTAAAGATAAATATATGCTGTTGCCCATATGTGAAAGCGGAGGCATATCCCTGGAATGGTTCAAGCAGAATTTCTATCCTGGCCGCAGCTACTCACTAGTGGACCAGCAGGCGGCAAAAGTTCCTCCCGGCAGCGGTGGCCTAATTTTCCTTCCCTATATTACCGGGGTAAATTCACCTGAATACAATGCCCGTGCCCAGGGAGTTTTTTATGGCATAACCATTAAGCATGGCAAACCCCACTTTGCCCGGGCTGTGCTGGAAAGCATTGCTTTTATGCTGAAGAAAAACCTGGACTATTTAGAAAGCAAGTTGAGTTTGGACATAAAGCAGGTTATCTCCTTGGGCGGGGGAGCCCACAGCCCCTTGTGGAACCAGATAAAGGCAGATGTGCTGGGCCGTGAAATAAAAATTACCAGCAGCAGCCAGCCTACAGCCCTGGGGGCGGCCATGTTGTCTGCGGTAGAGATGGGGTGGTTTGCAAACCTTAACAGTTTAGCTAACAGCATTATAGGGGTTAAAGAAACCTATAAGCCTCAAAATCAAGGCCAGTATTCTAAATCCTACCAGATGTTTTTAAAGCTGTATCAGAACCTGGAGCCGCTATTTAGGCCATAA
- the nrdR gene encoding transcriptional regulator NrdR gives MKCPFCPNPDTRVIDSRVTESKDSIRRRRMCEQCGKRFTTYERYENQPIAVIKSDGTRQPFDRNKLLSGLIRACTKRNISINVLEKMVDDLELEIRNMDSNEISSKEIGNLALKRLKDLDKVAYIRFASVYKQFDSIEQFTNELSELKRDK, from the coding sequence GTGAAATGCCCGTTTTGCCCCAATCCGGATACCAGGGTAATAGATTCCCGGGTCACCGAATCAAAAGACAGTATCAGGCGAAGGAGAATGTGTGAGCAATGCGGCAAAAGGTTTACCACTTATGAAAGATATGAGAACCAGCCCATTGCAGTAATAAAATCCGATGGTACCCGGCAGCCTTTTGACCGCAACAAACTGTTAAGCGGATTGATCAGGGCCTGCACTAAGAGAAATATTTCTATCAATGTGTTGGAAAAAATGGTAGATGACCTGGAGCTGGAAATAAGGAACATGGACTCCAATGAAATAAGTTCCAAGGAAATAGGCAACCTGGCCTTAAAAAGGCTAAAGGACTTAGATAAGGTGGCCTATATCCGTTTTGCTTCCGTATACAAGCAATTTGACAGCATAGAACAGTTTACCAATGAATTGTCAGAGCTTAAAAGGGATAAATAA
- a CDS encoding M20/M25/M40 family metallo-hydrolase: MKFVNQVKGWVEKNKDQIAEAISQLVQIKTENLPPGGNEKPGQEYLYDFASTFLDESDLDMFEIDEVKTLRDSPLFFGTMAGMEKQYQGRPNLVARLKGANHRRSLLFSGHIDTMPATGPWKVFEDPFSGKIKDGKLYGRGSADMKAGTLAGFFALKCIKELGLKLAGDLYAESVIDEENGGVNGTIASRLRYPDIDFAILAEVTNLAAGIETIGGSDWVAQIKEKGPGGIGTDIELPNPIYKLARVAQALEKYDREVLAQEKPPAAYGPEMKLRLLTYQFASGGSIYLESGSVPTEGHIYFWLETYAHNLEKEARKKFMDFMASQLKDIEGTKPEFKTVIRFMGGHRTDTGHPAMGSIRSAYRALGLKLEEKGLPLAMDAYAFKATSNTDVVVIGPQGTNPHGVDEYVELESVYKLINIMVLAAIDYCG; this comes from the coding sequence ATGAAATTTGTTAACCAGGTTAAAGGCTGGGTGGAAAAAAACAAGGACCAGATTGCAGAAGCCATATCACAGCTGGTCCAGATAAAAACTGAAAATCTTCCCCCGGGAGGCAATGAAAAACCAGGACAGGAATACTTATATGATTTTGCCTCTACTTTTCTGGACGAATCAGATTTAGACATGTTTGAGATTGATGAAGTTAAAACATTAAGGGATAGCCCCCTGTTTTTCGGTACTATGGCTGGCATGGAAAAGCAGTATCAGGGGCGTCCCAATCTGGTAGCCAGGTTAAAAGGCGCCAATCACCGCAGGTCTCTTCTATTTTCGGGGCATATAGATACCATGCCCGCCACAGGGCCCTGGAAGGTGTTTGAAGATCCTTTCAGTGGAAAGATTAAAGACGGAAAGCTCTATGGCCGGGGTTCGGCGGATATGAAAGCAGGGACCCTGGCCGGGTTTTTTGCTTTAAAATGCATAAAAGAGCTGGGGCTGAAGCTGGCTGGCGACCTTTATGCTGAAAGTGTAATAGATGAAGAAAATGGGGGAGTAAACGGAACCATAGCCTCCAGGCTAAGATATCCTGATATAGACTTTGCCATATTGGCAGAGGTTACCAACCTGGCAGCAGGTATTGAGACTATTGGAGGCAGCGACTGGGTAGCCCAGATAAAGGAAAAGGGACCGGGAGGCATCGGAACCGATATTGAGCTTCCCAATCCTATTTATAAGCTGGCCAGGGTAGCCCAGGCTTTAGAGAAGTATGACCGGGAGGTGCTGGCCCAGGAAAAACCTCCAGCTGCCTACGGTCCGGAAATGAAGTTAAGGCTTCTTACCTACCAGTTTGCCTCAGGAGGCTCTATCTATCTGGAATCTGGGTCGGTACCTACTGAAGGCCATATATATTTCTGGCTGGAGACCTACGCCCATAACCTGGAAAAAGAGGCACGTAAGAAATTTATGGATTTTATGGCCTCCCAGCTAAAGGATATAGAAGGCACCAAACCGGAATTTAAGACAGTGATAAGATTTATGGGAGGTCATAGAACCGATACCGGCCATCCTGCCATGGGAAGTATCCGTTCAGCATACAGGGCACTGGGCCTGAAACTGGAAGAGAAAGGCCTGCCTCTGGCTATGGATGCCTATGCCTTTAAAGCCACCAGCAATACCGATGTAGTGGTAATAGGTCCCCAAGGGACCAACCCCCATGGGGTAGACGAATATGTGGAGCTGGAAAGCGTGTATAAGCTAATAAATATAATGGTGCTGGCAGCCATCGATTATTGCGGGTAG